A stretch of Saccharothrix texasensis DNA encodes these proteins:
- a CDS encoding RDD family protein: protein MNAPQPPGNQQFGGHNQQEQGQGAQPSNADATQVVPGGGQPPAFPPPEATQVVPSGPQQVQPNPDATQVVPPGATQQPGSNPYGQPAQQPGSGAFPAQPGSGGFPAQQPPQYGQQPPQQYGQQPPQQYGQQPPSNPYGQPQQNPYGQQPPSNPYGQPQQNPYGQAPASNPYGQPQQQQQQAWAAQAAYAAQPAYGAPAGGYAEWGSRAVGFLIDYFAPGLIVGVLAGIGAATGDPTIYLILSGIGYLGLLGFIIYNSWYLAGTTGQSMGKKIAKIKLIKEETGQPIGFGNAFVRHLCHFVDSLPCYAGWFAPLWEAKKQTWADKIMGTIVVNAPEGAAPGGYPGGGYGQPQANPYGQAPASNPYGQPQQQNPYGQQPPQQW, encoded by the coding sequence ATGAACGCTCCGCAGCCGCCAGGAAACCAGCAGTTCGGCGGTCACAACCAGCAGGAGCAGGGGCAGGGTGCCCAGCCCTCGAACGCCGACGCGACCCAGGTCGTGCCCGGCGGCGGCCAGCCCCCTGCCTTCCCGCCGCCGGAGGCGACCCAGGTCGTGCCCTCCGGACCGCAGCAGGTCCAGCCGAACCCGGACGCGACCCAGGTCGTGCCGCCGGGCGCGACGCAGCAGCCCGGGTCCAACCCGTACGGTCAGCCGGCGCAGCAGCCCGGTTCCGGCGCGTTCCCGGCCCAGCCCGGCTCCGGCGGGTTCCCGGCGCAGCAGCCGCCCCAGTACGGCCAGCAGCCGCCGCAGCAGTACGGCCAGCAGCCGCCGCAGCAGTACGGCCAGCAGCCGCCGTCGAACCCGTACGGGCAGCCGCAGCAGAACCCGTACGGCCAGCAGCCGCCGTCCAACCCGTACGGCCAGCCGCAGCAGAACCCGTACGGCCAGGCGCCCGCGTCGAACCCCTACGGCCAGCCGCAGCAGCAACAGCAGCAGGCGTGGGCCGCGCAGGCCGCGTACGCCGCGCAGCCCGCTTACGGCGCGCCCGCGGGCGGTTACGCGGAGTGGGGCAGCCGCGCGGTCGGCTTCCTCATCGACTACTTCGCGCCCGGCCTGATCGTCGGCGTCCTGGCCGGCATCGGCGCGGCGACCGGCGACCCGACGATCTACCTGATCCTCAGCGGCATCGGCTACCTGGGCCTGCTCGGTTTCATCATCTACAACTCCTGGTACCTGGCCGGCACCACCGGCCAGTCGATGGGCAAGAAGATCGCGAAGATCAAGCTCATCAAGGAGGAGACGGGGCAGCCGATCGGTTTCGGCAACGCCTTCGTGCGCCACCTGTGCCACTTCGTCGACTCGCTGCCCTGCTACGCGGGCTGGTTCGCGCCGCTGTGGGAAGCGAAGAAGCAGACGTGGGCCGACAAGATCATGGGCACCATCGTGGTCAACGCCCCCGAGGGCGCGGCTCCCGGCGGCTACCCCGGCGGCGGCTACGGCCAGCCGCAGGCCAACCCGTACGGCCAGGCGCCCGCGTCGAACCCGTACGGCCAGCCGCAGCAGCAGAACCCGTACGGCCAGCAGCCGCCGCAGCAGTGGTGA
- a CDS encoding cystathionine beta-synthase, which produces MEYVESVVDLVGNTPLVKLNAVAEGRRPLILAKVEYLNPGGSVKDRIALRMVEAAERSGELKPGGTIVEPTSGNTGVGLALVAQRKGYKCVFVCPDKVSVDKRNVLKAYGAEVVVCPTAVAPEHPDSYYNVSDRLVAEIPGAWKPNQYANPENPASHYHGTGPEVWRQTDGRITHFVAGVGTGGTISGTGRYLKEVSEGRVKVIGADPEGSVYSGGTGRPYLVEGVGEDFWPDAYDRTVCDEIVAVSDSDSFEITRRLAREEGLLVGGSCGMAVAAALRVAETAGPDDVIVVLLPDGGRGYLSSVFNDKWMAQYGFLSPDTSGATVGDVLRRKDGTVPDLVHGHPNETVAEAVAIMREYGVSQMPVVNAEPPVMAAEVAGAVNERDLLDALFTGKAQLTDRLDRHMSLKLPTIGAGESISSAMAALSSADGALVLEDGKPAGVVTRQDILGFLAGR; this is translated from the coding sequence GTGGAGTACGTCGAGAGCGTCGTAGACCTGGTCGGCAACACGCCGCTGGTGAAGCTGAACGCGGTGGCCGAGGGCCGCCGGCCGCTCATCCTCGCCAAGGTCGAGTACCTCAACCCCGGCGGCAGCGTGAAGGACCGCATCGCGCTGCGCATGGTCGAGGCGGCCGAGCGCAGCGGCGAGCTCAAGCCCGGCGGCACGATCGTCGAGCCCACCTCGGGCAACACCGGCGTCGGCCTGGCGCTCGTGGCCCAGCGGAAGGGCTACAAGTGCGTCTTCGTCTGCCCGGACAAGGTCAGCGTGGACAAGCGCAACGTGCTCAAGGCCTACGGCGCCGAGGTCGTGGTGTGCCCGACGGCGGTCGCGCCGGAGCACCCCGACTCCTACTACAACGTCTCCGACCGCCTGGTCGCCGAGATCCCCGGCGCGTGGAAGCCCAACCAGTACGCCAACCCGGAGAACCCGGCCAGCCACTACCACGGCACCGGTCCGGAGGTGTGGCGGCAGACCGACGGCCGGATCACGCACTTCGTCGCGGGCGTCGGCACCGGCGGCACCATCTCGGGCACGGGCAGGTACCTCAAGGAGGTCTCCGAGGGCCGGGTGAAGGTCATCGGCGCGGACCCCGAGGGCTCGGTCTACTCCGGCGGCACCGGCCGGCCGTACCTGGTGGAGGGCGTCGGCGAGGACTTCTGGCCGGACGCCTACGACCGGACCGTGTGCGACGAGATCGTCGCGGTGAGCGACAGCGACTCGTTCGAGATCACCCGGCGCCTGGCCCGCGAGGAAGGGCTGCTCGTCGGCGGCTCGTGCGGCATGGCGGTCGCGGCGGCGCTGCGGGTCGCCGAGACCGCGGGCCCGGACGACGTGATCGTGGTGCTGCTGCCCGACGGCGGGCGCGGCTACCTGTCGAGCGTGTTCAACGACAAGTGGATGGCGCAGTACGGCTTCCTGTCGCCCGACACCTCCGGCGCGACGGTCGGCGACGTGCTGCGCCGCAAGGACGGCACGGTGCCCGACCTGGTGCACGGCCATCCGAACGAGACGGTCGCCGAGGCGGTCGCGATCATGCGCGAGTACGGCGTCTCCCAGATGCCGGTCGTCAACGCCGAGCCGCCGGTGATGGCCGCCGAGGTGGCGGGCGCGGTCAACGAGCGGGACCTGCTCGACGCGCTGTTCACCGGCAAGGCGCAGCTGACCGACCGGCTCGACCGGCACATGTCGTTGAAGCTGCCCACGATCGGCGCGGGCGAGTCGATCAGCTCGGCCATGGCGGCACTGTCCTCAGCGGACGGTGCGCTGGTGCTCGAGGACGGCAAGCCGGCCGGAGTCGTCACCCGGCAGGACATCCTGGGTTTCCTCGCCGGTCGCTGA
- a CDS encoding SGNH/GDSL hydrolase family protein, which translates to MRGFRLLALVAGVLGGLTGVAYGLVSEQSRRARVVIGAPEAPPLRADGVYGDGAGTPVRFAVLGDSMAAGLGVDDPAELPGVVLATGLADEVGAPVRLETHAISGSTSRDLAAQVDRVVADPPDVALVIIGGNDVTTRLSIPGSAALLGAQVRRLRAAGVGVVVGTCPDLGTVRPIPEPARSVAREWSRRLARAQRVEVERAGGVAVALGDLLAAEFRARHADYFSRDRFHPSAAGYEAATSILLAPLCGVLRHEWWPR; encoded by the coding sequence ATGCGGGGGTTTCGGCTCCTCGCGCTGGTCGCGGGGGTGTTGGGCGGGTTGACCGGGGTGGCGTACGGGCTGGTCAGCGAGCAGTCGCGGCGGGCGCGGGTGGTGATCGGGGCGCCCGAGGCGCCGCCGTTGCGCGCCGACGGCGTCTACGGGGACGGCGCCGGGACGCCCGTGCGGTTCGCCGTGCTGGGCGACTCGATGGCGGCCGGGCTCGGGGTGGACGACCCGGCCGAGCTGCCGGGCGTGGTGCTGGCGACGGGGTTGGCCGACGAGGTGGGCGCGCCCGTGCGGCTGGAGACGCACGCGATCTCCGGGTCCACGTCGCGCGACCTGGCGGCGCAGGTGGACCGGGTGGTGGCCGACCCGCCGGACGTGGCGCTGGTGATCATCGGCGGGAACGACGTGACCACGCGGCTGTCCATCCCGGGGTCGGCGGCGTTGCTGGGCGCGCAGGTGCGGCGGCTGCGCGCGGCGGGGGTGGGTGTGGTCGTCGGCACGTGCCCCGACCTGGGCACGGTGCGGCCGATCCCGGAGCCGGCGCGGTCGGTGGCGCGGGAGTGGTCGCGGCGGCTGGCGCGGGCGCAGCGGGTCGAGGTGGAACGGGCGGGCGGCGTGGCGGTGGCGCTGGGCGACCTGCTCGCGGCGGAGTTCCGGGCGCGGCACGCCGACTACTTCAGCCGGGACCGGTTCCACCCGAGCGCGGCCGGGTACGAGGCGGCGACGTCGATCCTGCTGGCGCCGCTGTGCGGCGTCCTTCGTCACGAGTGGTGGCCGCGCTGA
- a CDS encoding acetyl-CoA C-acetyltransferase — MPEAVIVSAARSPIGRAGKGSLKDVRGDDLTVQVLKAALAKVPQLDPHDIDDLMLGCGLPGGEQGFNMGRVVSVLAGYDNVPGTTVTRYCASSVQTTRMALHAIKAGEGDVFISAGVETVSSFARGSSDSWPGTHNPVFAEAGARTAAVAESGASEWVDPRVNGQLPDIYIAMGQTAENLALAKGVTRQEMDEFGVRSQNLAEKAIANGFWAREITPVTLPDGTVVSTDDGPRPGVTIEGVSGLKPVFRPDGRVTAGNCCPLNDGAAALVIMSDVRAKELGITPLARIVSTGVSGLSPEIMGLGPVEASKRALALAGMSISDIDLVEINEAFAAQVIPSYRDLGIDLDRLNVNGGAIAVGHPFGMTGARITTTLINSLQFHDKQFGLETMCVGGGQGMAMVLERLS; from the coding sequence ATGCCTGAGGCCGTGATCGTCTCCGCCGCCCGGTCGCCCATCGGGCGCGCGGGCAAGGGCTCGCTCAAGGACGTGCGTGGCGACGACCTGACCGTGCAGGTCCTCAAGGCCGCGCTGGCGAAGGTCCCGCAGCTCGACCCCCACGACATCGACGACCTCATGCTCGGCTGCGGCCTGCCCGGCGGCGAGCAGGGCTTCAACATGGGCCGCGTGGTGTCGGTGCTGGCCGGGTACGACAACGTGCCGGGCACCACCGTGACCCGTTACTGCGCGTCGAGCGTGCAGACGACCCGGATGGCGCTGCACGCGATCAAGGCCGGCGAGGGCGACGTCTTCATCAGCGCCGGCGTGGAGACCGTGTCGAGCTTCGCGCGCGGGTCGTCCGACTCGTGGCCCGGCACGCACAACCCGGTGTTCGCCGAGGCCGGGGCCCGCACGGCGGCCGTGGCGGAGTCCGGGGCGTCGGAGTGGGTCGACCCGCGGGTGAACGGGCAGCTGCCCGACATCTACATCGCCATGGGCCAGACCGCGGAGAACCTCGCGCTGGCCAAGGGCGTGACGCGGCAGGAGATGGACGAGTTCGGCGTGCGGTCGCAGAACCTCGCCGAGAAGGCCATCGCCAACGGCTTCTGGGCGCGCGAGATCACGCCCGTGACGCTGCCGGACGGCACGGTCGTGTCGACCGACGACGGCCCGCGGCCCGGCGTGACGATCGAGGGCGTGTCGGGGCTCAAGCCGGTGTTCCGGCCGGACGGGCGCGTGACGGCGGGCAACTGCTGCCCGTTGAACGACGGCGCGGCGGCGCTCGTGATCATGAGCGACGTGAGGGCGAAGGAGCTGGGCATCACGCCGCTGGCGCGGATCGTGTCGACCGGCGTGTCCGGGCTGTCGCCGGAGATCATGGGGCTCGGGCCGGTGGAGGCGTCCAAGCGGGCGCTGGCGCTGGCCGGGATGTCGATCTCGGACATCGACCTGGTGGAGATCAACGAGGCGTTCGCGGCGCAGGTCATCCCGTCCTACCGCGACCTGGGCATCGACCTGGACCGGCTCAACGTCAACGGCGGCGCGATCGCCGTGGGTCACCCGTTCGGGATGACCGGCGCGCGGATCACCACGACGCTGATCAACTCGCTGCAGTTCCACGACAAGCAGTTCGGCCTGGAGACCATGTGCGTCGGCGGCGGCCAGGGCATGGCGATGGTCCTCGAACGGTTGAGCTGA
- a CDS encoding Bax inhibitor-1/YccA family protein → MRTTSNPAFRNLPTSGGSGNYAGFGQPYEAQQYGGYQGAPPTTGERPITIDDVVTKTATTLGVAILTGFVSAWLVLSGQVAPFALAVPGMLIGLVLALIIIFKRTPSGPMVLAYSAAEGVFLGAITGVFESIFPGIAWQAILGTFGVFGAMLVVYKTGAIRVTPRLTKWIIGATVGAAVLMLGNLVMGMFGVNMGLRDGGTLAIVFSLVVIGIAAFSFLLDFEAANEMIRGALPAKYAWLAAFGLMTTLVWLYLEILRLLSYFQND, encoded by the coding sequence GTGCGTACCACCAGCAACCCCGCGTTCCGCAACCTGCCGACCAGCGGCGGTAGCGGTAACTACGCAGGCTTCGGCCAGCCCTACGAGGCGCAGCAGTACGGCGGCTACCAGGGCGCGCCGCCCACCACCGGCGAGCGGCCCATCACGATCGACGACGTGGTCACCAAGACCGCGACGACGCTCGGTGTGGCCATCCTCACCGGGTTCGTCTCGGCGTGGCTGGTGCTCTCCGGCCAGGTCGCGCCGTTCGCGCTCGCGGTGCCCGGCATGCTCATCGGGCTGGTCCTGGCCCTGATCATCATCTTCAAGCGCACGCCGAGCGGCCCGATGGTGCTCGCCTACTCGGCGGCGGAGGGCGTGTTCCTCGGCGCCATCACCGGCGTGTTCGAGTCGATCTTCCCGGGCATCGCCTGGCAGGCGATCCTGGGCACGTTCGGCGTGTTCGGCGCGATGCTCGTGGTCTACAAGACGGGCGCGATCCGCGTCACCCCGCGCCTGACCAAGTGGATCATCGGCGCGACCGTCGGCGCGGCCGTGCTCATGCTCGGCAACCTGGTCATGGGCATGTTCGGCGTGAACATGGGCCTGCGTGACGGCGGCACCCTGGCGATCGTCTTCAGCCTGGTGGTCATCGGCATCGCGGCGTTCAGCTTCCTGCTGGACTTCGAGGCGGCCAACGAGATGATCCGCGGCGCGCTGCCCGCCAAGTACGCCTGGCTCGCCGCGTTCGGCCTGATGACCACGCTGGTCTGGCTGTACCTGGAGATCCTGCGCCTGCTGTCGTACTTCCAGAACGACTAG
- a CDS encoding MSCRAMM family protein, with the protein MAWRRLAGAVLAAGLTLLAAPVTAGAQAQEGIGYETDPQGYRGKPAGGDWLGSYLWRGRQVWCVQYSLLAPDSSVEYREGDELLTKGGARLPDDVAGSISYLLLRYSNTQSADESAALAHLLHTWTAREDPARGISLDPNSDFRHIAYNADFHFQQLGRFGQAQQAVGRLEAEAAANRGPWAAKVTAPEKEQVIGTPDTWVVDITKTDGGQVAGAPLSVELTDATLESGAATGELTTSADGESLAVKVVPTGPNPSFTVKLDSPADRPKVQIPADDNMQRIVTTGGEKKLTANASTTAKTPPGVVKVAKTDAETGKAIAGVALKVTSADGSTPAKRQDDTGLTGPEGTPLVLQTAADGTATVPDLRTPQEVCLIEVAPAKGYEEFFDPNAPPKVCGTVEAGQTLALALTNKPDKPVVPITIAAGSQGAGVVAKAAYTSEVSAGALVGFGGVVLLGAALVGLLVRRRATSRS; encoded by the coding sequence ATGGCTTGGAGACGACTCGCCGGCGCGGTGCTCGCGGCCGGTCTGACGCTGCTGGCGGCGCCCGTGACAGCCGGGGCGCAGGCGCAGGAGGGCATCGGCTACGAGACCGACCCGCAGGGTTACCGCGGCAAGCCCGCGGGCGGGGACTGGCTCGGCTCGTACCTCTGGCGCGGCCGGCAGGTGTGGTGCGTGCAGTACTCGCTGCTCGCCCCGGACAGCTCCGTCGAGTACCGGGAAGGCGACGAGCTGCTCACCAAGGGCGGCGCGCGGCTGCCCGACGACGTGGCGGGCAGCATCTCGTACCTCCTGTTGAGGTACTCGAACACCCAGTCGGCTGACGAGTCGGCGGCGCTGGCGCACCTGCTGCACACGTGGACGGCGCGCGAGGACCCGGCCCGGGGCATCTCCCTCGACCCGAACAGCGACTTCCGGCACATCGCCTACAACGCCGACTTCCACTTCCAGCAGCTCGGCCGCTTCGGCCAGGCCCAGCAGGCGGTGGGCCGGCTGGAGGCGGAGGCGGCGGCCAACCGCGGCCCGTGGGCGGCGAAGGTGACCGCTCCGGAGAAGGAGCAGGTCATCGGCACCCCCGACACGTGGGTGGTGGACATCACCAAGACCGACGGCGGCCAGGTGGCCGGCGCGCCGCTGAGCGTGGAGCTGACCGACGCGACGCTGGAGTCCGGCGCCGCGACCGGTGAGCTGACCACGTCCGCGGACGGCGAGTCGCTCGCGGTGAAGGTGGTGCCGACCGGGCCCAACCCGTCGTTCACGGTGAAGCTGGACAGCCCCGCCGACCGGCCCAAGGTGCAGATCCCGGCCGACGACAACATGCAGCGGATCGTCACCACGGGCGGCGAGAAGAAGCTGACCGCGAACGCGTCGACGACCGCGAAGACCCCGCCGGGCGTGGTGAAGGTCGCCAAGACCGACGCCGAGACCGGCAAGGCGATCGCGGGCGTGGCGCTGAAGGTGACCTCGGCCGACGGCTCGACGCCCGCGAAGCGGCAGGACGACACCGGGCTGACCGGGCCCGAGGGCACGCCGCTGGTGCTCCAGACCGCCGCCGACGGGACCGCGACCGTGCCCGACCTGCGCACCCCGCAGGAGGTCTGCCTGATCGAGGTCGCGCCGGCCAAGGGCTACGAGGAGTTCTTCGACCCCAACGCGCCGCCCAAGGTGTGCGGGACCGTCGAAGCGGGCCAGACGCTGGCGCTGGCGCTGACCAACAAGCCGGACAAGCCGGTCGTCCCGATCACGATCGCCGCCGGGTCCCAGGGCGCCGGCGTGGTCGCGAAGGCCGCGTACACCAGCGAGGTGTCGGCCGGGGCGCTGGTCGGGTTCGGCGGCGTGGTGCTGCTCGGCGCGGCGCTGGTCGGTCTCCTGGTCCGGCGACGGGCGACCTCGCGGTCGTGA
- a CDS encoding class F sortase, with protein sequence MKALLTGAAVAALLASAALVSTQAPDVVLAGRPVPGDAVVPHPLGDSARSGRGVDLAGMPAGANRPATPPPATSAATTTAAPPPADPPRQQPGTVRLPEGGLATLVREEVTAAGALPIPEGVGEATWWGVDLGAAEGATVLAGHVDWKGVTGPFDELWRMAVGQEVTVVDTAGRTFRFRVSRVEAVRKEALPSRAVELFGPRGGHRLVLVTCGGRWVGGDTGYEENQVVTATPVA encoded by the coding sequence GTGAAGGCACTGCTGACCGGCGCGGCGGTGGCGGCTCTGCTCGCCTCCGCCGCGCTCGTCTCCACCCAGGCGCCGGACGTGGTGCTCGCGGGCCGGCCCGTCCCCGGTGACGCCGTCGTGCCGCACCCGTTGGGCGACAGCGCGCGCTCGGGACGCGGTGTGGACCTGGCAGGCATGCCGGCCGGCGCGAACCGGCCCGCGACGCCACCGCCCGCGACGAGCGCCGCGACGACCACCGCGGCTCCCCCGCCCGCCGACCCGCCCCGGCAGCAGCCGGGGACGGTGCGGCTGCCCGAGGGCGGGCTGGCCACGCTGGTGCGCGAGGAGGTCACCGCGGCCGGCGCGCTGCCGATCCCGGAGGGCGTCGGCGAGGCGACGTGGTGGGGCGTCGACCTCGGCGCGGCCGAGGGCGCGACCGTGCTGGCCGGGCACGTGGACTGGAAGGGCGTGACCGGGCCGTTCGACGAGCTGTGGCGGATGGCGGTCGGGCAGGAGGTGACCGTGGTCGACACGGCCGGCCGGACCTTCCGGTTCCGGGTGAGCCGGGTCGAGGCGGTCCGCAAGGAGGCCCTGCCGTCCCGGGCGGTGGAGCTGTTCGGCCCGCGCGGCGGGCACCGGCTGGTGCTGGTGACGTGCGGCGGGCGGTGGGTCGGCGGCGACACCGGCTACGAGGAGAACCAGGTCGTGACCGCCACTCCGGTGGCGTGA
- a CDS encoding polysaccharide deacetylase, with the protein MKRWGWLSTGVALALTLVVLAVLGAREPRPGHDVGDLAAPLPMAPRTTSSTSAAAAPAVPASAAPPAWMRRMQPGEKPPQFVLFSFDGAASKPHWDRVMPIAEQVNAHVTGLLSGVYLLPDADAGNYTGPGHQAGYSSIGFGGTRADVELRIGYLNAAIDAGHEIGTHYNGHYCVGDEPNVGNWNTEQWNRELDQFFAILEKARQQGFKLDPAAVRGGRTPCLEGQWGQAFPAMRGHGLAYDTSHVSLGVVWPFVHEGLWEFPMPEVRVPALGKQVVMMDFNLWFALNGAKDEPDRAGDYTRIVLDTYRSVHQAALNGNRAPIVIGNHFNEWAGGAFSNAVEGFLGEVCVKPETVCATYTEVIQWMQLQDPVVLEQLRRMPAARNWN; encoded by the coding sequence GTGAAGCGATGGGGCTGGCTGAGCACGGGCGTCGCGCTGGCACTCACCCTGGTGGTGCTGGCCGTCCTGGGAGCCCGTGAGCCCAGACCGGGGCACGACGTGGGCGACCTGGCCGCACCGCTGCCGATGGCGCCGCGCACGACCAGCAGCACCAGCGCCGCCGCCGCGCCCGCCGTGCCCGCCTCGGCCGCGCCGCCCGCGTGGATGCGGCGCATGCAGCCCGGCGAGAAACCGCCGCAGTTCGTGCTGTTCTCGTTCGACGGCGCCGCGTCCAAGCCGCACTGGGACCGGGTCATGCCGATCGCCGAGCAGGTGAACGCGCACGTCACCGGCCTGCTGTCGGGTGTCTACCTGCTGCCGGACGCCGACGCCGGCAACTACACCGGCCCGGGGCACCAGGCGGGCTACTCGTCCATCGGGTTCGGCGGCACCCGCGCGGACGTCGAGCTGCGGATCGGCTACCTCAACGCGGCCATCGACGCGGGGCACGAGATCGGCACGCACTACAACGGCCACTACTGCGTCGGCGACGAGCCGAACGTCGGCAACTGGAACACCGAGCAGTGGAACCGGGAGCTCGACCAGTTCTTCGCGATCCTGGAGAAGGCGCGGCAGCAGGGGTTCAAGCTGGACCCGGCGGCCGTGCGCGGCGGGCGCACGCCGTGCCTGGAGGGGCAGTGGGGCCAGGCGTTCCCGGCCATGCGCGGCCACGGCCTGGCCTACGACACCAGCCACGTGAGCCTCGGCGTGGTGTGGCCGTTCGTGCACGAGGGCCTGTGGGAGTTCCCCATGCCGGAGGTCCGCGTGCCCGCGCTGGGCAAGCAGGTCGTGATGATGGACTTCAACCTCTGGTTCGCGCTCAACGGCGCCAAGGACGAGCCGGACCGGGCCGGCGACTACACCCGGATCGTGCTGGACACGTACCGCTCGGTGCACCAGGCCGCGCTCAACGGCAACCGCGCGCCGATCGTGATCGGCAACCACTTCAACGAGTGGGCGGGCGGCGCGTTCAGCAACGCGGTGGAGGGGTTCCTCGGCGAGGTGTGTGTCAAGCCCGAAACGGTGTGCGCCACCTATACAGAGGTGATCCAGTGGATGCAGTTGCAGGATCCGGTGGTGCTGGAACAGTTGAGGCGCATGCCCGCCGCACGGAACTGGAACTAG
- the pqqA gene encoding pyrroloquinoline quinone precursor peptide PqqA gives MSTEPEKRTWVKPDFRDVDTPMEVTAYAARS, from the coding sequence ATGAGCACCGAGCCCGAGAAGCGCACCTGGGTCAAGCCCGATTTCCGGGACGTCGACACCCCCATGGAAGTCACCGCTTACGCCGCTCGCAGCTGA
- the pqqC gene encoding pyrroloquinoline-quinone synthase PqqC, whose protein sequence is MPTPETSGATTLTPAEFTARLRALSPRYWDRHPFHLRLHEGRLGKHELQLWAANRWYYQQAIPRKDAAILANCPDVEVRRVWRERIVWHDGGGPGDDRPGEGGVENWLRLAEAVGLTREEVLDERHVLPGVRFAVDAYVTFARTRPWVEAVASGLTEMFSRGLMARRLVDMREHYPWIAEEGFAYFTARLEVVADEGKSTVDIVVRNCRTREQQEAAVAALAFKCDVLRAVLDAVDYYS, encoded by the coding sequence GTGCCCACCCCCGAGACGTCCGGCGCCACGACGTTGACGCCGGCCGAGTTCACCGCGCGCCTGCGCGCCCTGTCACCCCGCTACTGGGACCGCCACCCCTTCCACCTCCGGCTGCACGAGGGCCGGCTGGGCAAGCACGAGCTTCAGCTGTGGGCGGCCAACCGCTGGTACTACCAGCAGGCGATACCGCGCAAGGACGCGGCGATCCTGGCCAACTGCCCGGACGTCGAGGTCCGGCGGGTGTGGCGGGAGCGGATCGTCTGGCACGACGGCGGCGGGCCCGGCGATGACCGGCCCGGAGAAGGCGGGGTGGAGAACTGGCTGCGCCTGGCCGAGGCCGTCGGGCTGACCCGCGAGGAGGTGCTCGACGAGCGGCACGTGCTGCCGGGCGTGCGGTTCGCGGTGGACGCCTACGTGACGTTCGCCCGCACCAGGCCGTGGGTGGAGGCGGTGGCCTCCGGGCTGACCGAGATGTTCTCCCGCGGCCTGATGGCGCGCCGGCTGGTGGACATGCGCGAGCACTACCCGTGGATCGCCGAGGAGGGCTTCGCCTACTTCACCGCCCGGCTCGAGGTGGTCGCCGACGAAGGGAAGTCCACTGTGGACATCGTGGTGCGCAACTGCCGCACGCGCGAGCAGCAGGAGGCGGCGGTCGCCGCGCTGGCGTTCAAGTGCGACGTGCTGCGAGCGGTGCTGGACGCCGTGGACTACTACTCATGA
- the pqqD gene encoding pyrroloquinoline quinone biosynthesis peptide chaperone PqqD: protein MTGWDAVPRLHRGVKTAYDDTRDSHVVLFPEGVLVLNETAAAVVGLCDGRTSVEGIARRLAEEFDGVEADDVAELVARLVARRVVDVDG, encoded by the coding sequence ATGACGGGTTGGGACGCGGTGCCGCGCCTGCACCGGGGCGTGAAGACGGCCTACGACGACACCCGGGACAGCCACGTGGTGCTGTTCCCGGAAGGCGTGCTGGTGCTCAACGAGACCGCGGCGGCGGTGGTCGGGCTGTGCGACGGGCGCACGTCCGTCGAGGGCATCGCGCGCCGGCTGGCCGAGGAGTTCGACGGGGTGGAGGCGGACGACGTGGCCGAGCTCGTCGCACGGCTGGTGGCGCGCCGGGTGGTGGACGTCGATGGGTGA